Proteins encoded by one window of Arachis ipaensis cultivar K30076 chromosome B04, Araip1.1, whole genome shotgun sequence:
- the LOC107636255 gene encoding uncharacterized protein LOC107636255, with translation MRNLERQVEQLSKQAERPTNVLPSDTIPNPREECKAVQLRSGKVVGREVNKEAIGHEVEDTINKKEDEKASTSKKSKEVVEPLSKLPTQNNNANNKKIVKPQQEERNEGVKSYAPKLPYPTRLHKRIRDQQFPKFLEIFKKLEINIPLAETSEQMPLYTKFLKELITKKRSWQEKKTVLLTQEYSAIIQKGLPPKLKNPGSFLIPCTIGNMAIDKSLCDLGASINLMPLAMMKKLMIEEVKPTRISLQLVDRSLKIPNGVVENLLVKVENFIFPADFVVLDMDEEGSNSVILGRPFLATARTIIDVEKGEMIFRVHDE, from the coding sequence ATGAGGAACCTTGAGCGACAAGTGGAACAATTATCCAAACAAGCTGAACGACCAACTAATGTGCTCCCAAGTGATACAATCCCCAACCCAAGGGAAGAATGTAAAGCTGTGCAGTTGAGAAGTGGCAAGGTAGTTGGAAGAGAAGTCAACAAAGAAGCAATAGGACATGAAGTGGAAGATACAATAAACAAGAAGGAGGATGAAAAGGCATCAACATCCAAAAAGAGCAAAGAAGTTGTGGAGCCACTAAGCAAGTTGCCAACccaaaacaacaatgccaacaacaAGAAAATTGTGAAGCCACAGCAAGAGGAAAGAAATGAAGGGGTGAAATCTTATGCACCCAAGCTCCCTTACCCAACAAGGTTACACAAAAGAATAAGAGACCAACAATTCccaaaattcttggaaatcttcaagaaacttgAGATCAACATTCCATTGGCCGAAACTTCGGAGCAAATGCCATTGTATACAAAGTTTCTTAAAGAATTGatcaccaagaagagaagctggcagGAGAAAAAAACCGTACTCCTTACCCAAGAGTATAGTGCCATCATTCAAAAGGGACTGCCACCGAAACTCAAGAATCCAGGCAGCTTCCTCATACCATGCACAATTGGGAACATGGCCATTGATAAATCACTTTGTGACTTGGGAGCAAGCATTAACTTAATGCCTCTTGCCATGATGAAGAAGCTGATGATAGAAGAGGTTAAACCTACAAGGATATCACTACAACTTGTTGACAGATCCCTCAAAATACCAAATGGAGTAGTGGAGAATCTCTTGGTAAAAGTGGAAAATTTTATATTCCCAGccgactttgtagtgttggacatGGATGAAGAGGGGAGTAACTCGGTCATTCTTGGTAGACCTTTTTTGGCCACTGCTAGAACAATCATTGATGTGGAGAAGGGGGAGATGATCTTCAGAGTACATGATGAGTAA